One Candidatus Dadabacteria bacterium genomic region harbors:
- the dnaN gene encoding DNA polymerase III subunit beta, translated as MEVTFKRQALIEKMSVVIGLTESHSPNETLRHVLVRCSAKRKECFLAATDLESTIVSRFAPEESPSADFEFLVSGQKFLDIVRQMDVEEVSINIHKNNWVEITTPSANFKFPCSPAKDFPKIPAAPATATFSVAPSAISVSLQSLLNFAEDEAVRRNINGVLFERAGDCLRFVATDSHRLAYFQRKVDFSGDLESFLVTRKAVVEMAKVLRLSDRDEEREATFSSGNGKVFFTVGGTTIISTPVDMPFPEYTRVIPDLAAADFVLVGRTGMQGTVRRVGIFADDPKKIDLSFGESAVSVSSGKTTSGEATETVSYAGGELKEEARMDVSFNPAFLTDSLNFLDGDEVEFYPGGGKGPSVMKLSGSEDFICVLMPVVS; from the coding sequence ATGGAAGTAACCTTCAAAAGACAGGCCCTGATTGAAAAGATGTCGGTGGTGATAGGGCTCACTGAAAGCCATTCTCCGAACGAGACTTTAAGACATGTGCTTGTGCGCTGTTCCGCAAAGAGGAAAGAGTGCTTTCTCGCGGCCACGGATCTGGAATCAACCATTGTCAGCCGTTTCGCGCCGGAGGAAAGCCCTTCGGCGGACTTTGAGTTTCTGGTCTCCGGGCAGAAGTTTCTTGATATCGTGAGGCAGATGGATGTTGAAGAAGTCTCAATAAACATCCACAAAAACAACTGGGTGGAGATAACCACCCCGTCGGCAAATTTCAAATTTCCCTGCTCCCCCGCCAAGGACTTTCCCAAGATACCCGCCGCCCCGGCGACGGCAACATTCTCCGTTGCCCCGTCCGCCATCTCCGTTTCCTTGCAGTCTCTCCTCAATTTCGCCGAGGATGAGGCGGTCCGGCGCAACATCAACGGGGTTCTTTTTGAGCGCGCGGGAGACTGTTTGAGGTTTGTCGCCACTGACAGCCACCGGCTTGCCTATTTTCAGAGAAAGGTTGATTTTTCCGGTGATCTTGAAAGTTTTCTGGTAACCAGAAAGGCCGTGGTTGAGATGGCAAAGGTGTTGCGCCTTTCCGACAGGGACGAGGAGCGGGAGGCCACTTTTTCCTCCGGCAACGGCAAGGTGTTTTTCACTGTCGGGGGCACAACCATAATATCAACTCCGGTTGACATGCCGTTTCCGGAATACACGCGCGTTATTCCAGACTTGGCGGCGGCGGATTTCGTGCTTGTCGGACGGACGGGCATGCAGGGAACTGTCAGGCGGGTGGGCATATTCGCGGACGACCCCAAAAAAATTGACTTGAGTTTCGGAGAAAGCGCCGTGTCCGTTTCAAGCGGCAAGACAACAAGCGGCGAGGCCACCGAGACCGTTTCCTACGCCGGAGGCGAACTGAAGGAGGAAGCGCGCATGGATGTTTCTTTCAATCCGGCTTTTCTTACGGATTCCCTCAACTTCCTTGACGGGGATGAGGTTGAGTTTTATCCCGGAGGGGGCAAGGGCCCCTCGGTGATGAAACTCTCCGGGTCGGAAGATTTTATCTGTGTCCTGATGCCGGTTGTCTCCTGA
- the dnaA gene encoding chromosomal replication initiator protein DnaA — translation MQRENLDQVWSMLLAHVRQGSNIPGDMLELLSRSRVSALDRDGGFVEITPGSEMDVNYLKSNLGNTLSEITEYFSKFHGVERVEIVNCDNGSAGKKLVLPPKSENERREVYMGYLNSKYAFDNYIVGESNEFAFAAAMGAAVNPGKHNPLFITGASGLGKTHLMNAIGNEFARRNPGLNICSLSSEEFTNIVVDHLKGKNTSLLRQKLRKKCDLLMIDDIQFLEGKNSTINEFFHTFNTLYEDGKQIVLTSDKLPNDMDNFEERLKSRFLWGVSADIRPPDIETRAAIVKKKAEEMSIEIPEGVIKMVSEKVKNNVRELEGALLKLVIQAQVEGKPIDIRMAAILFNSNGSAIRTGTESKEPKITAELIKATVVDFFGVKKKDLVSMDKSKVVAFPRQIAMFLMKKHLEITLVDIGRQFNGRDHSTVLYSTEKIEKNLADKEQATVAAIKEIEDRLNV, via the coding sequence ATGCAAAGAGAGAACCTGGATCAGGTTTGGAGTATGCTTCTCGCCCATGTGAGGCAGGGAAGCAATATTCCGGGAGACATGCTGGAACTTTTGTCCCGGTCGCGCGTATCCGCTCTTGACAGGGACGGGGGATTTGTGGAGATAACCCCGGGAAGCGAGATGGATGTCAACTATCTCAAGAGCAACCTCGGAAACACACTCAGCGAGATAACCGAATACTTCAGCAAGTTCCACGGCGTGGAGCGGGTGGAGATAGTAAACTGCGACAACGGGTCTGCCGGAAAGAAGCTCGTTCTGCCCCCGAAATCGGAAAACGAAAGACGGGAGGTGTATATGGGTTACCTGAACTCAAAATACGCCTTTGACAATTACATAGTGGGTGAAAGCAACGAGTTCGCATTCGCGGCCGCCATGGGGGCCGCGGTGAATCCAGGCAAGCACAACCCGCTTTTCATAACCGGAGCTTCAGGTCTGGGAAAAACCCACCTGATGAACGCCATAGGAAATGAGTTTGCGAGGAGAAACCCCGGTCTGAACATTTGCAGCCTTTCGTCCGAAGAGTTCACAAACATAGTGGTGGACCACCTCAAGGGAAAAAACACCTCCCTTCTCAGGCAGAAACTCAGGAAAAAATGCGACCTCCTGATGATAGACGACATACAGTTTCTTGAGGGTAAAAACAGCACCATCAACGAGTTCTTCCACACCTTTAACACACTCTATGAGGACGGCAAGCAGATAGTTCTCACGAGCGACAAACTCCCCAACGATATGGACAACTTTGAGGAAAGGCTTAAAAGCAGGTTTCTCTGGGGAGTAAGCGCCGACATCAGGCCGCCGGATATTGAGACAAGGGCCGCCATTGTGAAAAAGAAGGCGGAGGAAATGAGCATTGAGATACCGGAAGGCGTGATAAAGATGGTTTCCGAAAAGGTGAAGAACAACGTGAGGGAGCTTGAGGGCGCGCTCTTGAAACTTGTGATTCAGGCGCAGGTGGAGGGAAAACCCATAGACATAAGAATGGCGGCCATCCTTTTCAACTCCAACGGCTCGGCAATAAGAACGGGGACGGAGTCCAAGGAGCCCAAGATAACAGCGGAGTTGATAAAGGCTACGGTGGTGGACTTCTTTGGAGTGAAGAAAAAGGATCTGGTTTCAATGGACAAATCCAAAGTGGTGGCCTTTCCGAGGCAAATAGCGATGTTCCTCATGAAGAAGCATCTGGAAATAACACTCGTTGACATAGGCAGGCAGTTCAACGGGCGTGACCACTCCACCGTCTTGTACTCAACTGAAAAAATAGAGAAAAACCTCGCGGACAAAGAACAGGCCACAGTGGCGGCAATAAAAGAGATTGAAGACAGGCTGAATGTGTGA
- a CDS encoding YifB family Mg chelatase-like AAA ATPase yields MTSNVLSCAVFGVDGYVVEVEVDMSSGLPSFTTVGLPEGAVRESKERVRSAIKNSGFSIPPKKITVNLAPANIRKEGSSFDLPISVGMLAASGRLNIAGRSGRLLVVGELSLDGRVKKVGGVLPMAVCAKEKGMSGIVVPKGNAPEAALVSGLNVIAVETLSQLVSHLEGKNEIKPHSHSPSSLRPRHSVDFSEVKGQHRVKRAIEIAASGGHNILMVGPPGSGKTLLARRIPTILPDMHFDEAMETSKIYSVSGLLKEGMPFVTERPFRAPHHTVSDAGLIGGGSIPRPGDISLAHNGVLFLDEIAEFKKTVIEALRQPLEDGEIVISRAAGSLAYPAKFMLVGAMNPCQCGHLGDRAKPCVCRPDQVRKYRARVSGPVMDRFDMNVEVPSLGSGELSNDGPAESSASIKARVDAARKIQNARFEGAGIFSNSQMPPEALRKFAPLGDPSKKMLESAVDRMGLSARAYDRIIKVSRTIADLAGSDSIAPEHVAEAIQYRRLDADFV; encoded by the coding sequence ATGACCTCCAATGTGCTCAGTTGCGCCGTGTTTGGCGTTGACGGATATGTAGTTGAAGTTGAAGTGGACATGAGCTCCGGCCTCCCCAGTTTCACAACTGTGGGGCTTCCTGAAGGGGCGGTCAGGGAGAGCAAGGAAAGGGTCAGGTCAGCCATAAAAAACAGCGGTTTCAGCATTCCGCCAAAAAAGATAACGGTCAACCTCGCCCCCGCCAATATCAGGAAGGAGGGCTCGTCCTTTGACCTGCCGATTTCGGTCGGCATGCTTGCCGCCTCCGGTCGTTTGAACATTGCCGGGCGGTCCGGAAGATTGCTCGTAGTGGGCGAACTTTCCCTTGACGGCAGGGTGAAGAAGGTCGGCGGCGTTCTGCCCATGGCCGTCTGCGCCAAAGAGAAAGGGATGAGCGGGATAGTTGTTCCAAAAGGCAACGCGCCGGAGGCGGCGCTTGTTTCCGGCCTGAACGTGATAGCCGTTGAGACCCTCTCCCAGCTGGTAAGCCATCTTGAAGGCAAAAACGAGATAAAGCCTCACAGTCACAGCCCCTCCAGCCTGCGCCCGCGCCACAGTGTTGACTTCTCCGAGGTCAAGGGGCAGCACCGTGTAAAACGCGCCATTGAGATAGCTGCCAGCGGCGGCCACAACATCCTCATGGTCGGCCCTCCGGGTTCGGGAAAGACCCTTCTGGCAAGAAGGATTCCCACCATTTTGCCGGACATGCACTTTGACGAGGCGATGGAGACATCAAAAATCTATTCCGTTTCAGGCCTTCTGAAAGAGGGGATGCCTTTTGTCACCGAGCGTCCGTTCAGAGCCCCCCACCACACGGTGAGTGATGCGGGGCTCATAGGCGGCGGCTCAATACCGCGCCCGGGCGATATCAGCCTCGCCCACAACGGGGTTTTGTTTCTTGACGAGATAGCCGAGTTCAAAAAGACGGTCATAGAGGCGCTCCGCCAGCCCCTTGAGGACGGGGAGATAGTCATATCAAGGGCCGCCGGCTCGCTCGCCTATCCGGCAAAGTTCATGCTTGTGGGCGCCATGAACCCCTGCCAGTGCGGCCATCTGGGAGACCGCGCCAAGCCGTGCGTCTGCCGTCCCGACCAGGTAAGGAAATACCGTGCGAGGGTGTCGGGCCCGGTTATGGACAGATTTGACATGAATGTTGAAGTTCCGTCTCTGGGCTCCGGCGAGCTTTCAAACGACGGCCCGGCGGAGAGTTCGGCTTCCATAAAAGCGAGGGTTGACGCGGCGAGAAAGATACAGAACGCAAGATTTGAGGGCGCGGGCATCTTCTCAAACTCGCAGATGCCCCCCGAGGCGCTCAGAAAGTTTGCGCCCCTTGGCGACCCGTCAAAGAAGATGCTTGAGAGCGCCGTGGACAGGATGGGGCTTTCAGCCAGAGCGTACGACAGGATAATCAAGGTTTCCCGCACCATCGCCGACCTTGCCGGAAGCGACTCCATAGCACCCGAACATGTGGCGGAAGCCATACAGTACAGGCGGCTTGACGCCGACTTTGTGTGA
- the thiL gene encoding thiamine-phosphate kinase, whose amino-acid sequence MSADTDPSDHTRPADEDFVISNAVSVFGDAAPGVIVGPGDDAAVFDAGAPEFIVESCDCAVEEVHFRRRWLSHPAFGARAVGLRAVLCAASDIAAMGAEPKTVLLSLGLPPGTTGKTVCDILDGAREAAALIGAAVVGGNTSGAPVIFADVKVTGFTKGRVFVRNRGAEPGDDIFVTGLVAEAAAEMRALDTTENAPANGPGRFSFPEPRVAAGLALCGERAATAMTDTSDGLLADMEKIASLSGAGASLFLERVPVCGRFSGSAEEAVTAGGDYELVFTARPRMRGVIEGIARRADVRMTRIGEVTPPGAGRIRKGGGEVARERFASGGHRHGLS is encoded by the coding sequence ATGAGCGCAGACACAGACCCTTCAGACCATACCCGTCCCGCGGACGAGGATTTCGTTATCAGCAACGCCGTGAGCGTGTTCGGAGACGCCGCTCCCGGCGTTATTGTGGGCCCCGGAGACGATGCGGCCGTGTTTGATGCGGGCGCGCCGGAATTTATTGTGGAGAGTTGCGACTGCGCCGTTGAGGAAGTGCATTTCAGGCGGCGGTGGCTTTCCCATCCGGCATTTGGAGCCCGCGCGGTCGGCTTGAGAGCGGTTCTGTGCGCCGCAAGCGACATCGCGGCCATGGGAGCGGAGCCGAAAACCGTTCTGTTGAGCCTCGGTCTTCCGCCCGGCACAACAGGCAAAACCGTCTGCGACATTCTGGACGGCGCGCGGGAGGCCGCCGCCCTGATCGGCGCGGCGGTTGTCGGGGGCAACACGTCGGGCGCGCCCGTTATCTTTGCGGACGTAAAGGTTACCGGCTTCACAAAGGGGCGCGTGTTTGTGAGAAACCGGGGGGCGGAGCCCGGAGATGACATCTTCGTAACCGGTCTTGTGGCGGAAGCCGCGGCGGAAATGCGCGCTCTTGACACAACGGAAAACGCGCCCGCAAATGGCCCGGGCAGATTCTCTTTTCCCGAGCCCAGAGTGGCCGCGGGGCTTGCCCTTTGCGGGGAGCGGGCGGCGACCGCAATGACCGACACAAGCGACGGCCTGCTTGCCGATATGGAAAAAATCGCGTCCCTTTCCGGCGCCGGGGCGTCCCTTTTTCTTGAGCGGGTCCCGGTATGCGGGCGGTTTTCCGGCTCCGCCGAAGAGGCGGTGACCGCAGGCGGCGACTATGAGCTTGTGTTCACGGCGCGCCCCCGGATGCGCGGCGTAATAGAGGGAATAGCCCGCCGGGCGGACGTCCGCATGACCCGCATAGGCGAAGTTACGCCTCCGGGCGCGGGCCGCATACGGAAAGGAGGCGGCGAGGTCGCCCGCGAGAGGTTCGCCTCGGGCGGCCACAGGCACGGACTGTCATGA
- a CDS encoding hemolysin family protein, with protein MNDMIAGTATALLLLGASAFFCFAEGALFSLGRHQRENIRSEGGKKAGIIEGLLRKPGELIVTVLFADEAVNIAYSATVATLVAGLMGSFSSEAVMIVSVAVASPVLLIFGETVPKTLAVRFPGPVSKAVAEPLSLFHWFITPVRRLIMEFSNLFIPMKDGDGDPPETPAQEFSEEDIETLVLMGREEGVVNEVESRLADRLFRLRTTSARQIMTPNVHCMTMSASLPASRALSVIETAGYSRVPVHSQDRNDIRGILFAKDLLLKPPSGDQTVEDYTQAPYFIPGSKDAFDLLMEFRRRRIHMAVVVDEYGRFDGLVTLEDILEEIVGEIEDERSVSRKRLTPRWEGEKLIMPGSYRVDDFNEAMLFPLLKFLGIEKFPPALASSVIPSDEGAGETVAGFVFGKFGHLPTGGQSVEHGNLVFTASVISGKRISEVTVRARREGGQ; from the coding sequence ATGAACGACATGATTGCGGGGACGGCAACCGCGCTGTTGTTGCTCGGCGCGTCGGCATTTTTCTGTTTTGCCGAGGGCGCGCTGTTTTCGCTCGGCAGGCATCAGAGGGAGAACATAAGGAGCGAGGGCGGCAAAAAGGCCGGGATAATAGAGGGCCTTTTAAGAAAACCCGGCGAGCTCATAGTAACCGTGCTGTTTGCGGACGAGGCGGTCAACATAGCGTATTCCGCAACGGTTGCCACGCTGGTGGCGGGCCTGATGGGCTCTTTCTCTTCCGAGGCGGTAATGATTGTTTCAGTCGCCGTGGCGTCTCCCGTTCTGCTCATATTCGGCGAAACCGTGCCCAAGACCCTCGCCGTCAGGTTTCCCGGTCCCGTCTCAAAGGCGGTGGCGGAGCCGCTAAGTCTGTTCCACTGGTTTATCACACCGGTGCGCCGCCTCATAATGGAGTTCTCAAACCTGTTCATCCCGATGAAGGACGGCGACGGAGACCCGCCGGAAACCCCGGCTCAGGAGTTCAGCGAGGAAGACATTGAAACGCTTGTCCTGATGGGCAGGGAGGAGGGAGTGGTAAACGAGGTTGAGAGCCGCCTTGCAGACCGGCTTTTCCGCCTCCGGACCACATCGGCGCGCCAGATAATGACGCCCAACGTGCACTGCATGACGATGAGCGCCTCCCTGCCCGCCTCCCGCGCCCTGTCCGTGATTGAGACGGCGGGATACTCAAGAGTGCCCGTCCACTCTCAGGACAGAAACGACATCAGGGGCATCCTGTTTGCAAAAGACCTTCTGCTCAAGCCGCCGTCCGGAGACCAAACCGTTGAAGACTACACGCAGGCGCCCTACTTCATTCCCGGAAGCAAAGACGCCTTTGACCTCCTGATGGAATTCCGCCGCCGCCGGATTCACATGGCGGTGGTGGTTGACGAGTACGGGAGATTTGACGGCCTCGTAACCCTTGAGGACATCCTTGAGGAGATAGTGGGCGAGATAGAGGACGAGAGAAGCGTGTCCAGAAAACGGCTCACTCCCCGGTGGGAGGGGGAGAAACTCATCATGCCGGGAAGCTACAGGGTTGACGATTTCAACGAAGCCATGCTGTTTCCGCTCCTGAAGTTTCTGGGCATTGAGAAGTTTCCCCCCGCGCTCGCCTCCTCGGTCATTCCTTCGGACGAGGGAGCCGGGGAAACCGTGGCGGGCTTTGTCTTCGGCAAGTTCGGCCACCTGCCGACCGGGGGGCAGAGCGTGGAACACGGAAACCTTGTGTTCACGGCATCGGTGATATCGGGAAAGAGGATAAGTGAAGTAACAGTCCGGGCAAGGCGGGAGGGCGGGCAGTGA